From Mytilus edulis chromosome 9, xbMytEdul2.2, whole genome shotgun sequence, the proteins below share one genomic window:
- the LOC139487672 gene encoding collagen alpha-1(I) chain-like — MKLLLLVVFVALSYASACPEECERKLRDLKSQIEDLKTKTRELRREFDSISVSEDEEEVDAKGNKRVKRHNYLVGAPGPSGRQGAKGRAGSPGVSGPRGPQGYTGHKGLTGQPGMQGPRGPGGEQGPQGPLGELGQPGAPGIPGAMGPLGVTGDQGGQGYTGYPGPQGPTGNTGDKGDVGSIGAPGAPGPQGPIGHTGYTGYPGVQGDTGAPGVRGAPGAQGAQGSQGATGAPGPMGPAGYPGPKGDNGGTGAPGPRGPSVAYAAYAAPYYQAPVVGSYKTAPAPFKG; from the exons ATGAAATTGCTCCTTTTAGTTGTGTTTGTGGCTCTGTCCTACGCTAGCGCATGTCCCGAGGAATGCGAAAGAAAGTTGAGGGACCTAAAAAGTCAAATTGAGGATTTAAAGACTAAAACACGAGAGCTCAGACGAGAGTTCGACAGTATTAGTGTATCCGAGGATGAAGAAGAAG TTGACGCCAAGGGAAACAAGCGTGTGAAGAGACACAACTACCTTGTAGGAGCACCAGGACCTAGTGGACGACAAG gtgcCAAGGGAAGGGCTGGTTCCCCAGGAGTATCTGGACCTCGTGGTCCACAAGGATATACAGGCCATAAGGGACTGACTGGACAACCAGGTATGCAAGGTCCACGAGGACCAGGTGGAGAACAGGGACCACAGGGGCCACTTGGTGAACTTGGACAGCCTGGGGCACCTGGTATTCCAGGAGCAATGGGACCACTGGGCGTCACAGGAGATCAAGGTGGACAGGGATATACCGGCTATCCAGGACCACAGGGTCCAACAGGAAATACAGGCGACAAAGGTGATGTTGGAAGTATTGGAGCACCTGGTGCACCTGGGCCACAAGGACCTATAGGACACACCGGTTATACTGGATATCCTGGAGTTCAAGGAGACACTGGTGCACCTGGTGTAAGAGGTGCACCTGGTGCACAAGGAGCACAAGGTTCACAAGGTGCAACTGGAGCTCCAGGGCCAATGGGACCAGCTGGCTACCCTGGACCAAAAGGCGATAACGGAGGTACCGGTGCTCCAGGACCACGAGGACCAAGTGTAGCATATGCTGCATATGCTGCTCCATATTATCAGGCACCTGTGGTCGGTTCTTATAAAACCGCTCCAGCTCCATTTAAAGGATAA